The Streptomyces luteogriseus genome includes a window with the following:
- the rplR gene encoding 50S ribosomal protein L18, protein MAYGQKILKGDAYKRAAIKRRHIRIRKHINGTAERPRLVVTRSNRHIVAQVIDDIKGHTLASASTLDTSIRGGEGDKSAQAKQVGALVAERAKAAGVEAVVFDRGGNQYAGRIAALADAAREAGLKF, encoded by the coding sequence ATGGCATACGGACAGAAGATCCTTAAGGGCGACGCCTACAAGCGCGCCGCGATCAAGCGCCGCCACATCCGGATCCGTAAGCACATCAACGGTACGGCGGAGCGTCCGCGTCTGGTCGTTACCCGCTCGAACCGCCACATCGTGGCCCAGGTGATCGACGACATCAAGGGTCACACCCTGGCGTCGGCGTCCACCCTGGACACGTCGATCCGCGGTGGCGAGGGCGACAAGTCCGCGCAGGCCAAGCAGGTCGGCGCCCTGGTCGCCGAGCGCGCCAAGGCCGCCGGTGTCGAGGCCGTCGTGTTCGACCGTGGTGGTAACCAGTACGCGGGGCGCATCGCCGCCCTGGCGGACGCCGCCCGCGAGGCCGGACTCAAGTTCTGA
- the rpsM gene encoding 30S ribosomal protein S13: MARVSGVDIPREKRVEIALTYVFGIGRTLSQQTLAATGVDPNTRVRDLSEEQLVAIREYVDNNIKTEGDLRREVQADIRRKVEIGTYQGLRHRRGLPVRGQRTSTNARTRKGPRRAIAGKKKPGKK, translated from the coding sequence ATGGCACGCGTTTCCGGTGTTGACATCCCGCGCGAAAAGCGCGTGGAGATCGCCCTCACCTACGTGTTCGGCATCGGCCGGACCCTCTCGCAGCAGACGCTGGCCGCCACCGGCGTCGACCCGAACACCCGCGTTCGCGACCTCTCCGAGGAGCAGCTCGTCGCGATCCGCGAGTACGTCGACAACAACATCAAGACCGAGGGTGACCTCCGTCGCGAGGTTCAGGCCGACATCCGCCGCAAGGTCGAGATCGGTACCTACCAGGGTCTGCGTCACCGTCGCGGCCTGCCCGTCCGCGGTCAGCGCACCAGCACGAACGCGCGTACCCGCAAGGGCCCGCGTCGCGCCATCGCCGGTAAGAAGAAGCCGGGCAAGAAGTAG
- the rplO gene encoding 50S ribosomal protein L15, whose product MAEQNPLKIHNLRPAPGAKTAKTRVGRGEASKGKTAGRGTKGTKARYQVPERFEGGQMPLHMRLPKLKGFKNPFKTEFQVVNLDKLAALYPEGGEVTVEGLVAKGAVRKNSLVKVLGQGEISVALQVTVDAVSGSAKEKITAAGGSVTELV is encoded by the coding sequence ATGGCGGAGCAGAACCCGCTCAAGATCCACAACCTCCGTCCCGCCCCGGGCGCCAAGACCGCCAAGACCCGTGTGGGTCGTGGTGAGGCGTCGAAGGGTAAGACGGCCGGTCGTGGTACCAAGGGCACGAAGGCCCGTTACCAGGTTCCGGAGCGCTTCGAGGGTGGCCAGATGCCCCTCCACATGCGTCTCCCGAAGCTGAAGGGCTTCAAGAACCCGTTCAAGACCGAGTTCCAGGTCGTGAACCTCGACAAGCTGGCCGCGCTCTACCCCGAGGGTGGCGAGGTCACCGTCGAGGGTCTGGTGGCCAAGGGGGCCGTTCGCAAGAACAGCCTCGTCAAGGTCCTCGGCCAGGGCGAGATCTCCGTGGCGCTGCAGGTGACGGTCGACGCCGTCTCCGGCTCCGCCAAGGAGAAGATCACCGCCGCCGGCGGTTCTGTCACCGAGCTCGTCTGA
- the rplM gene encoding 50S ribosomal protein L13 encodes MRTYSPKPGDVTRQWHVIDAQDVVLGRLATTAATLLRGKHKPIYAPHVDAGDFVIIINADKVHLSGNKRTQKMAYRHSGYPGGLRSVRYDELLDKNPEKAIEKAVKGMLPKNTLGRQMLSKLKVYKGDQHPHGAQQPQPYEITQVAQ; translated from the coding sequence GTGCGTACGTACAGCCCCAAGCCCGGCGATGTGACGCGCCAGTGGCACGTCATCGACGCCCAGGACGTTGTCCTGGGTCGTCTCGCCACCACTGCCGCGACGCTCCTCCGGGGCAAGCACAAGCCGATCTACGCCCCCCACGTCGACGCTGGTGACTTCGTCATCATCATCAACGCGGACAAGGTGCACCTGTCCGGCAACAAGCGGACCCAGAAGATGGCGTACCGCCACTCCGGCTACCCGGGTGGTCTGCGCTCCGTCCGTTACGACGAGCTCCTCGACAAGAACCCCGAGAAGGCCATCGAGAAGGCCGTCAAGGGCATGCTCCCCAAGAACACGCTGGGCCGTCAGATGCTCTCGAAGCTGAAGGTCTACAAGGGTGACCAGCACCCGCACGGCGCGCAGCAGCCGCAGCCGTACGAGATCACCCAGGTCGCGCAGTAA
- a CDS encoding adenylate kinase: protein MRIVLVGPPGAGKGTQAAFLAKNLSIPHISTGDLFRANISRQTELGKLAKSYMDAGNLVPDEVTIAMAKDRMEQPDAENGFLLDGFPRNVSQAEALDELLETESMQLDAVLDLEVPEDEVVKRIAGRRICRNDSSHVFHVTYKQPAKEGVCDVCGGELYQRDDDSEETVRTRLEVYHTQTEPIIDYYKAQGLVVTISALGKVEDVTTRAMEALKRGEDDK from the coding sequence ATGCGTATCGTCCTCGTCGGGCCGCCGGGCGCCGGTAAGGGAACGCAGGCCGCGTTCCTGGCCAAGAACCTGTCGATCCCGCACATCTCCACGGGCGACCTGTTCCGGGCCAACATCAGCCGGCAGACGGAACTCGGCAAACTGGCGAAGTCCTACATGGACGCGGGCAACCTCGTGCCCGACGAGGTCACCATCGCGATGGCGAAGGACCGCATGGAGCAGCCGGACGCCGAGAACGGTTTCCTGCTGGACGGCTTCCCTCGCAATGTCTCGCAGGCCGAGGCGCTCGACGAGCTGCTCGAGACCGAGAGCATGCAGCTCGACGCGGTGCTGGACCTGGAGGTCCCCGAGGACGAGGTGGTCAAGCGCATCGCCGGCCGCCGCATCTGCCGCAACGACTCCTCGCACGTCTTCCACGTGACGTACAAGCAGCCGGCCAAGGAAGGCGTCTGCGACGTCTGCGGCGGCGAGCTGTACCAGCGGGACGACGACTCCGAGGAGACGGTCCGTACGCGGCTGGAGGTCTACCACACCCAGACCGAGCCGATCATCGACTACTACAAGGCCCAGGGCCTGGTGGTCACGATCTCCGCGCTCGGCAAGGTGGAGGACGTCACGACGCGCGCCATGGAGGCGCTGAAGCGTGGCGAGGACGACAAGTAG
- the rpsI gene encoding 30S ribosomal protein S9: MAETTAEQPLEELDIDSYTTESEVPVEGEYTSESMASRFGEPQPAAGLGRRKNAIARVRIVPGTGKWKINGRTLEDYFPNKVHQQEVNEPFKVLELDDRYDVVARISGGGVSGQAGALRLGVARALNEADVDNNRGPLKKAGFLKRDDRAVERKKAGLKKARKAPQYSKR, from the coding sequence GTGGCCGAGACCACTGCCGAGCAGCCGCTCGAAGAGCTTGACATCGACAGCTACACCACCGAGTCCGAGGTCCCCGTCGAGGGTGAGTACACCTCGGAGTCCATGGCCTCCCGCTTCGGTGAGCCCCAGCCGGCCGCCGGCCTGGGCCGTCGTAAGAACGCCATCGCCCGCGTCCGGATCGTCCCGGGCACCGGCAAGTGGAAGATCAACGGTCGCACCCTCGAGGACTACTTCCCGAACAAGGTGCACCAGCAGGAAGTCAACGAGCCCTTCAAGGTGCTCGAGCTCGACGACCGTTACGACGTTGTCGCCCGCATCTCCGGTGGCGGCGTCTCCGGCCAGGCCGGTGCGCTCCGTCTCGGTGTCGCCCGTGCGCTGAACGAGGCCGACGTCGACAACAACCGCGGCCCGCTGAAGAAGGCCGGCTTCCTCAAGCGCGACGACCGTGCGGTCGAGCGCAAGAAGGCCGGTCTCAAGAAGGCCCGCAAGGCTCCGCAGTACAGCAAGCGCTAA
- the rpsE gene encoding 30S ribosomal protein S5, translated as MAGPQRRGGGAGGGERRDRKGRDGGAAAAEKTAYVERVVAINRVAKVVKGGRRFSFTALVVVGDGDGTVGVGYGKAKEVPAAIAKGVEEAKKHFFKVPRIQGTIPHPITGEKAAGVVLLKPASPGTGVIAGGPVRAVLECAGIHDVLSKSLGSSNAINIVHATVEALKGLQRPEEIAARRGLPLEDVAPAALLRARAGAGAA; from the coding sequence ATGGCTGGACCCCAGCGCCGCGGTGGCGGTGCCGGTGGCGGCGAGCGGCGGGACCGGAAGGGCCGTGACGGCGGCGCTGCTGCCGCCGAGAAGACCGCGTACGTTGAGCGCGTCGTCGCGATCAACCGCGTCGCCAAGGTTGTGAAGGGTGGTCGTCGCTTCAGCTTCACCGCGCTGGTCGTGGTGGGCGACGGTGACGGCACCGTGGGTGTCGGATACGGCAAGGCCAAGGAGGTGCCGGCCGCCATCGCCAAGGGCGTTGAGGAGGCCAAGAAGCACTTCTTCAAGGTCCCCCGCATCCAGGGCACCATCCCGCACCCGATCACGGGTGAGAAGGCTGCCGGCGTCGTGCTGCTCAAGCCCGCGTCCCCCGGTACCGGTGTTATCGCCGGTGGCCCGGTGCGTGCCGTGCTCGAGTGCGCCGGTATCCACGACGTGCTGTCGAAGTCGCTCGGTTCGTCGAACGCGATCAACATCGTGCACGCGACCGTGGAGGCCCTGAAGGGCCTGCAGCGTCCCGAGGAGATCGCGGCCCGCCGTGGTCTGCCGCTCGAGGACGTCGCTCCCGCGGCTCTGCTGCGTGCGCGTGCCGGGGCTGGTGCTGCGTAA
- the rpmD gene encoding 50S ribosomal protein L30, with product MAQLKITQTKSYIGSKQNHRDTLRSLGLKGINTQVVKEDRPEFRGMVHTVRHLVTVEEVD from the coding sequence ATGGCTCAGCTCAAGATCACGCAGACGAAGTCGTACATCGGCAGCAAGCAGAACCACCGTGACACCCTGCGCTCCCTTGGTCTCAAGGGCATCAACACGCAGGTCGTCAAGGAGGATCGTCCCGAGTTCCGCGGCATGGTGCACACCGTCCGCCACCTCGTGACGGTCGAGGAGGTCGACTGA
- the rpsK gene encoding 30S ribosomal protein S11, with protein sequence MPPKGRQGAAKKVRRKEKKNVAHGHAHIKSTFNNTIVSITDPSGNVISWASAGHVGFKGSRKSTPFAAQMAAESAARRAQEHGMRKVDVFVKGPGSGRETAIRSLQATGLEVGSIQDVTPTPHNGCRPPKRRRV encoded by the coding sequence ATGCCCCCCAAGGGTCGTCAGGGCGCTGCCAAGAAGGTGCGCCGCAAGGAAAAGAAGAACGTCGCTCACGGCCACGCGCACATCAAGAGCACGTTCAACAACACGATCGTCTCGATCACGGACCCCTCGGGCAACGTGATCTCCTGGGCCTCCGCCGGCCACGTCGGCTTCAAGGGCTCGCGCAAGTCGACCCCCTTCGCCGCGCAGATGGCCGCCGAGTCGGCCGCCCGCCGCGCGCAGGAGCACGGCATGCGCAAGGTGGACGTGTTCGTCAAGGGTCCCGGCTCGGGCCGTGAGACCGCGATCCGCTCCCTCCAGGCCACCGGCCTCGAGGTCGGTTCGATCCAGGACGTCACGCCGACCCCGCACAACGGCTGCCGTCCGCCCAAGCGCCGTCGCGTCTGA
- the rplQ gene encoding 50S ribosomal protein L17, with translation MPKPTKGARMGGSAAHEKLLLANLAKALFEHGRITTTEAKARKLRPYAERLVTKAKKGDLHNRRQVLQVITDKSIVHTLFTEIGPRYENRPGGYTRITKIGNRRGDNAPMAVIELVEALTVAQEATGEAEAATKRAAKDNEAAEAQVDTTKAEDAEESKDA, from the coding sequence ATGCCGAAGCCCACCAAGGGTGCCCGTATGGGCGGCAGCGCCGCGCACGAGAAGCTGCTCCTCGCGAACCTCGCGAAGGCGCTCTTCGAGCACGGCCGCATCACCACCACCGAGGCGAAGGCGCGCAAGCTGCGTCCGTACGCCGAGCGTCTGGTCACCAAGGCGAAGAAGGGCGACCTTCACAACCGCCGTCAGGTGCTCCAGGTCATCACGGACAAGAGCATCGTGCACACGCTCTTCACCGAGATCGGCCCGCGCTACGAGAACCGTCCGGGTGGCTACACCCGCATCACCAAGATCGGTAACCGCCGTGGCGACAACGCGCCCATGGCTGTCATCGAGCTGGTCGAGGCGCTGACGGTGGCGCAGGAGGCGACCGGCGAGGCCGAGGCCGCGACCAAGCGCGCCGCGAAGGACAACGAGGCTGCCGAGGCTCAGGTCGACACGACCAAGGCCGAGGACGCCGAGGAGTCCAAGGACGCGTAA
- a CDS encoding DNA-directed RNA polymerase subunit alpha, which produces MLIAQRPSLTEEVVDEFRSRFVIEPLEPGFGYTLGNSLRRTLLSSIPGAAVTSIRIDGVLHEFTTVPGVKEDVTDLILNIKQLVVSSEHDEPVVMYLRKQGPGLVTAADIAPPAGVEVHNPDLVLATLNGKGKLEMELTVERGRGYVSAVQNKQVGQEIGRIPVDSIYSPVLKVTYKVEATRVEQRTDFDKLIVDVETKQAMRPRDAMASAGKTLVELFGLARELNIDAEGIDMGPSPTDAALAADLALPIEELELTVRSYNCLKREGIHSVGELVARSEADLLDIRNFGAKSIDEVKAKLAGMGLALKDSPPGFDPTAAADAFGADDDADAGFVETEQY; this is translated from the coding sequence ATGCTGATCGCTCAGCGTCCCTCGTTGACCGAAGAGGTCGTCGACGAATTCCGCTCCCGGTTCGTGATCGAGCCGCTGGAGCCGGGCTTCGGTTACACCCTCGGCAACTCCCTGCGCCGGACCCTCCTCTCCTCGATCCCGGGTGCGGCGGTCACGTCCATCCGCATCGACGGCGTGCTGCACGAGTTCACCACCGTGCCGGGCGTCAAGGAGGACGTCACCGACCTGATCCTCAACATCAAGCAGCTGGTCGTCTCCTCGGAGCACGACGAGCCGGTCGTGATGTACCTGCGCAAGCAGGGCCCGGGTCTGGTCACCGCCGCCGACATCGCGCCCCCGGCCGGTGTCGAGGTGCACAACCCGGACCTGGTCCTCGCCACGCTCAACGGCAAGGGCAAGCTGGAGATGGAGCTCACGGTCGAGCGTGGCCGCGGTTACGTCTCCGCCGTGCAGAACAAGCAGGTCGGTCAGGAGATCGGGCGCATCCCGGTCGACTCGATCTACTCGCCGGTTCTCAAGGTCACCTACAAGGTCGAGGCCACGCGTGTCGAGCAGCGGACCGACTTCGACAAGCTGATCGTCGACGTCGAGACCAAGCAGGCCATGCGCCCGCGTGACGCCATGGCGTCCGCCGGCAAGACCCTGGTCGAGCTGTTCGGTCTCGCCCGCGAGCTGAACATCGACGCCGAGGGCATCGACATGGGCCCGTCCCCCACGGATGCCGCCCTGGCCGCCGATCTGGCGCTGCCGATCGAGGAGCTGGAGCTCACCGTTCGGTCGTACAACTGCCTCAAGCGCGAGGGCATCCACTCCGTGGGTGAGCTCGTCGCGCGTTCCGAGGCCGACCTGCTCGACATCCGCAACTTCGGTGCGAAGTCGATCGACGAGGTCAAGGCGAAGCTGGCGGGCATGGGCCTCGCGCTCAAGGACTCGCCTCCCGGGTTCGACCCGACCGCTGCCGCCGACGCCTTCGGTGCGGACGACGACGCGGACGCCGGGTTCGTGGAGACCGAGCAGTACTGA
- the map gene encoding type I methionyl aminopeptidase, whose amino-acid sequence MVQIKSPEQIAKMREAGLVVAAIHAATGEAAVPGATTRDLDQVARKVLAEHNAKPNFLGYGGFPATICTSVNEVVVHGIPSDDVVLKDGDVISIDCGAIIDGWHGDAAFTAFVGSGHSPELIELSRVTEESMWAGIAAMKQGNRLVDVSRAIETYIRRQPKPGGGKYGIIEDYGGHGIGTEMHMDPHLLNYVDRRRGKGPKLVPGFCLAIEPMVSLGTPKTEVLQDDWTVITTDGTWSSHWEHSVALTEEGPLVLTAPDGGKAKLAELGIVAAPDPLG is encoded by the coding sequence ATGGTGCAGATCAAGAGCCCCGAGCAGATCGCCAAGATGCGTGAGGCGGGGCTGGTCGTCGCGGCCATCCACGCGGCGACCGGTGAGGCCGCGGTGCCCGGGGCGACGACGAGGGATCTGGACCAAGTGGCCCGCAAGGTCCTCGCCGAGCACAACGCCAAGCCGAACTTCCTCGGCTACGGCGGCTTCCCGGCGACGATCTGCACGTCCGTGAACGAGGTCGTCGTCCACGGCATCCCGTCCGACGACGTCGTCCTCAAGGACGGCGACGTCATCTCCATCGACTGCGGCGCGATCATCGACGGCTGGCATGGCGACGCGGCCTTCACGGCCTTCGTGGGCTCCGGCCACTCCCCGGAGCTGATCGAGCTCTCCCGGGTGACCGAGGAGTCGATGTGGGCCGGCATCGCCGCCATGAAGCAGGGCAACCGCCTGGTCGACGTCTCCCGGGCCATCGAGACGTACATCCGCCGCCAGCCCAAGCCCGGCGGCGGCAAGTACGGGATCATCGAGGACTACGGCGGCCACGGCATCGGCACCGAGATGCACATGGACCCGCACCTGCTGAACTACGTCGACCGGCGGCGTGGCAAGGGCCCGAAGCTGGTGCCCGGCTTCTGCCTCGCGATCGAGCCGATGGTGTCCCTGGGGACGCCGAAGACGGAGGTCCTCCAGGACGACTGGACCGTCATCACGACGGACGGTACGTGGTCATCGCACTGGGAGCACTCTGTCGCTCTGACGGAGGAGGGGCCGCTCGTGCTGACGGCTCCCGACGGGGGCAAGGCGAAGCTCGCCGAGCTGGGGATCGTTGCTGCTCCGGATCCGTTGGGCTGA
- a CDS encoding type Z 30S ribosomal protein S14, translated as MAKKALIAKAARKPKFGVRGYTRCQRCGRPHSVYRKFGLCRVCLREMAHRGELPGVTKSSW; from the coding sequence ATGGCGAAGAAGGCTCTGATCGCTAAGGCTGCTCGCAAGCCCAAGTTCGGTGTGCGTGGCTACACCCGCTGCCAGCGCTGCGGCCGCCCGCACTCCGTGTACCGCAAGTTCGGCCTGTGCCGCGTGTGCCTTCGTGAGATGGCTCACCGTGGCGAGCTGCCGGGCGTGACCAAGAGCTCCTGGTAA
- the rplF gene encoding 50S ribosomal protein L6 yields the protein MSRIGKLPIPVPAGVDVTIDGRTVAVKGPKGELTHTVIAPIDIAKAEDGTLQVLRPNDERQSKALHGLSRTLVANMITGVTTGYVKKLEISGVGYRVVAKGSNLEFSLGYSHPILVEAPEGITFKVESPTRFSVEGIDKQKVGEVAANIRKLRKPDPYKAKGVKYEGEVIRRKVGKAGK from the coding sequence ATGTCGCGTATCGGCAAGCTCCCCATCCCGGTTCCCGCCGGCGTGGACGTCACCATCGACGGCCGTACGGTCGCGGTCAAGGGCCCCAAGGGCGAACTGACCCACACCGTCATCGCGCCGATCGACATCGCCAAGGCCGAGGACGGCACCCTTCAGGTGCTGCGGCCCAACGACGAGCGGCAGAGCAAGGCCCTGCACGGCCTGTCCCGCACGCTGGTGGCGAACATGATCACCGGTGTGACCACGGGATACGTCAAGAAGCTCGAAATCAGCGGTGTCGGTTACCGTGTCGTGGCCAAGGGCTCCAACCTGGAGTTCTCCCTGGGCTACAGCCACCCGATCCTGGTCGAGGCCCCTGAGGGCATCACCTTCAAGGTGGAGTCCCCGACCCGTTTCTCGGTCGAGGGCATCGACAAGCAGAAGGTCGGCGAGGTTGCGGCCAACATCCGCAAGCTGCGCAAGCCCGACCCGTACAAGGCCAAGGGCGTCAAGTACGAGGGCGAAGTCATCCGCCGCAAGGTCGGAAAGGCGGGTAAGTAA
- the rpsH gene encoding 30S ribosomal protein S8, which translates to MTMTDPIADMLTRLRNANSAYHDSVTMPASKIKSHIAEILQQEGFITGWKVEDAEVGKNLVLELKFGPNRERSIAGIKRISKPGLRVYAKSTNLPKVLGGLGVAIISTSHGLLTDKQAQKKGVGGEVLAYVW; encoded by the coding sequence ATGACCATGACTGATCCGATCGCAGACATGCTGACGCGTCTGCGGAACGCGAACTCGGCGTACCACGACTCCGTGACGATGCCGGCGTCCAAGATCAAGTCGCACATCGCGGAGATCCTCCAGCAGGAGGGCTTCATCACGGGCTGGAAGGTCGAGGACGCCGAGGTCGGCAAGAACCTCGTCCTGGAGCTGAAGTTCGGCCCCAACCGTGAGCGCTCCATCGCGGGCATCAAGCGGATCTCCAAGCCCGGTCTCCGGGTGTACGCGAAGTCCACCAACCTGCCGAAGGTTCTGGGCGGCCTGGGCGTGGCCATCATCTCCACGTCGCACGGGCTCCTGACCGACAAGCAGGCGCAGAAGAAGGGCGTGGGTGGGGAAGTCCTCGCCTACGTCTGGTAA
- the truA gene encoding tRNA pseudouridine(38-40) synthase TruA yields the protein MSDEVETGHVRVRLDLSYDGSEFSGWAKQAGGRRTVQGEIEDALRTVTRSRETYELTVAGRTDAGVHARGQVAHVDLPREVWAEHHQKLLKRLAGRLPRDVRVWALREAPSGFNARFSAVWRRYAYRVTDNPGGVDPLLRSHVLWHDWPLDVAAMNEAARGLLGEHDFAAYCKKREGATTIRTLQELSLVRGEDGIITATVRADAFCHNMVRSLIGALLFVGDGHRPADWPGKVLAAGVRDSAVHVVRPHGLTLEEVGYPADELLAARSKEARNKRSLPSAGCC from the coding sequence GTGAGTGACGAAGTGGAGACCGGGCACGTCCGGGTCCGGCTCGATCTGTCGTACGACGGGAGCGAGTTCTCCGGGTGGGCCAAGCAGGCCGGGGGACGGCGGACCGTGCAGGGGGAGATCGAGGACGCCCTGCGGACCGTGACGCGGTCGCGGGAGACGTACGAGCTGACCGTCGCGGGGCGTACCGACGCCGGTGTGCACGCGCGGGGGCAGGTCGCCCATGTCGATCTGCCGCGCGAGGTGTGGGCCGAGCACCACCAGAAGCTGCTCAAGCGGCTCGCGGGCCGGCTGCCCCGGGACGTACGCGTCTGGGCCCTCAGGGAGGCGCCCAGCGGCTTCAACGCCCGCTTCTCGGCGGTCTGGAGGCGCTACGCGTACCGGGTGACCGACAACCCCGGGGGGGTGGACCCGCTGCTGCGCAGTCATGTGCTGTGGCACGACTGGCCCCTCGACGTGGCGGCCATGAACGAGGCCGCCCGGGGGCTGCTGGGCGAACACGACTTCGCCGCCTACTGCAAGAAGCGGGAGGGGGCGACCACCATCCGCACGCTCCAGGAACTCAGCCTGGTGCGGGGTGAGGACGGGATCATCACCGCCACCGTGCGGGCCGACGCCTTCTGCCACAACATGGTGCGCTCGCTCATCGGGGCGCTGCTGTTCGTCGGGGACGGCCACCGGCCCGCCGACTGGCCGGGGAAGGTGCTGGCGGCGGGGGTGCGGGACTCGGCCGTGCACGTCGTACGGCCGCACGGGCTGACGCTGGAGGAGGTCGGCTACCCGGCCGACGAACTGCTCGCCGCGCGCAGCAAGGAGGCGCGGAACAAGCGGTCGTTGCCGTCGGCCGGCTGCTGCTGA
- the infA gene encoding translation initiation factor IF-1, protein MAKKQGAIEIEGTVVESLPNAMFKVELQNGHQVLAHISGKMRMHYIRILPDDRVVVELSPYDLTRGRIVYRYK, encoded by the coding sequence GTGGCCAAGAAGCAAGGTGCCATCGAGATCGAGGGCACTGTCGTCGAGTCTCTTCCGAACGCCATGTTCAAGGTCGAGCTCCAGAACGGCCACCAGGTCCTGGCACACATCAGCGGCAAGATGCGCATGCACTACATCCGCATCCTCCCTGACGACCGGGTCGTGGTGGAGCTGTCTCCGTACGACCTGACGCGTGGCCGGATCGTCTACCGCTACAAGTAG
- the secY gene encoding preprotein translocase subunit SecY produces MLTAFARAFKTPDLRKKLLFTLAIIVVYRVGTHIPIPGVDYRNVQTCIDNAQANQGLFGLVNMFSGGALLQITIFALGIMPYITASIILQLLTVVIPRLEALKKEGQAGTAKITQYTRYLTIALAILQGTGLVATARSGALFTGCPVASQIVPDQSIFVTITMVITMTAGTAAVMWLGELITDRGIGNGMSILMFISIAATFPSALWAIKKQGSLAGGWIEFGTVILVGLVMVGLVVFVEQAQRRIPVQYAKRMIGRRSYGGTSTYIPLKVNQAGVIPVIFASSLLYIPALIAQFAGGKSEWKTWIEQHFVKGDHPYYIISYFLLIVFFAFFYVAISFNPEEVADNMKKYGGFIPGIRAGRPTAEYLSYVLNRITWPGSLYLGLIALVPTMALVGFGANQNFPFGGTSILIIVGVGLETVKQIESQLQQRNYEGFLR; encoded by the coding sequence GTGCTCACCGCGTTCGCCCGGGCGTTCAAGACGCCCGACCTGCGCAAGAAGCTGCTCTTCACGCTCGCCATCATCGTGGTCTATCGGGTCGGTACACATATCCCGATCCCTGGTGTCGATTACCGGAACGTCCAGACCTGTATCGACAACGCCCAGGCCAACCAGGGTCTCTTCGGTCTGGTCAACATGTTCAGTGGCGGCGCGCTGCTGCAGATCACGATCTTCGCGCTGGGCATCATGCCGTACATCACGGCGAGCATCATTCTGCAGCTGCTGACCGTGGTGATCCCGCGTCTGGAAGCCCTGAAGAAGGAGGGCCAGGCCGGTACGGCGAAGATCACGCAGTACACCCGTTACCTGACGATCGCCCTCGCGATTCTCCAGGGCACCGGTCTCGTCGCCACCGCCCGTAGCGGCGCTCTGTTCACCGGCTGCCCGGTGGCCAGCCAGATCGTCCCCGACCAGTCGATCTTCGTCACCATCACCATGGTCATCACGATGACCGCCGGTACGGCCGCCGTGATGTGGCTCGGTGAGCTCATCACCGACCGCGGCATCGGCAACGGCATGTCGATCCTGATGTTCATCTCGATCGCCGCCACCTTCCCGTCCGCTCTGTGGGCCATCAAGAAGCAGGGCTCCCTGGCCGGCGGCTGGATCGAGTTCGGCACGGTCATCCTGGTCGGCCTCGTCATGGTCGGCCTGGTGGTCTTCGTCGAGCAGGCCCAGCGCCGTATCCCGGTCCAGTACGCCAAGCGCATGATCGGCCGTCGTTCCTACGGCGGTACGTCCACCTACATCCCGCTCAAGGTGAACCAGGCGGGTGTGATCCCCGTCATCTTCGCTTCTTCGCTGCTCTACATCCCGGCGCTGATCGCTCAGTTCGCCGGAGGCAAGTCGGAGTGGAAGACCTGGATCGAGCAACACTTCGTCAAGGGCGACCACCCGTACTACATCATTTCGTACTTCCTGCTGATCGTTTTCTTCGCGTTCTTCTATGTGGCGATCTCCTTCAACCCCGAAGAAGTCGCCGACAACATGAAGAAGTATGGTGGCTTCATCCCGGGCATCCGGGCTGGCCGACCGACCGCTGAGTACCTGAGCTACGTACTCAACCGGATCACCTGGCCGGGTTCGCTGTATCTGGGTCTGATCGCTCTCGTACCGACGATGGCGTTGGTTGGTTTCGGGGCAAACCAGAACTTCCCGTTCGGCGGGACCAGCATCCTGATCATCGTGGGTGTGGGTCTCGAGACCGTGAAGCAGATCGAAAGCCAGCTCCAGCAGCGCAATTACGAAGGGTTCCTCCGCTGA
- the rpmJ gene encoding 50S ribosomal protein L36 — protein sequence MKVKPSVKKICDKCRVIRRHGRVMVICDNPRHKQRQG from the coding sequence ATGAAGGTCAAGCCGAGCGTCAAGAAGATCTGCGACAAGTGCAGGGTGATCCGCCGTCACGGTCGGGTCATGGTCATCTGCGACAACCCGCGCCACAAGCAGCGCCAGGGCTGA